ATGGTGATATTAAGAATGTTAAACCAGGGATGCTTCAAAAAGTATTGAAGGATGTGGCTGGTACTCCTGAAGAGCAAATGGTTCAAGTGATGATGTTACGTAGTATGCAACAAGCTAAATACTCGGATAAAGAGCTAGGTCACTTTGGCTTAGGCGCTAAATACTACACTCACTTTACTTCACCAATTCGGCGATACCCTGATGATACGGTTCACCGTTTGATTAAGTGGTACGAAGAACATGGTAAAAACGAACCAGCTAAGGACCATTGGCGTGATAAGCTTCCAGAAATTGCTGAACATACTTCGGTTACCGAACGGCGGGGAATTGATACCGAACGTGATGTTGATAGTATGAAGAAAGCCGAATACATGGAAGACCATGTTGGCGAAACCTTTGATGCCGTCGTAAGTTCAGTGATGAAGTTTGGTTTGTTCGTCGAATTGCCAAATACAGTTGAAGGGTTAGTTCATATTAGCGTCATGAATGATGATTATTATGAATATTCAGAAAAACACATGGCCTTAATTGGACGAAACTCTCATCGAATTTTCCAAATGGGACAACCTATTAAGGTTAAGTTAGTTCGGGCAGATAAAGATCTTCGTGAAGTTGATTTTGAAATTGTTAACCCTGAAGAAGCACCAAAGACAAAGATTCGGGTCCCACGTAATGATGAATATCGGGGTCGAGGTCGTGGCCGCAAAGGACGTGCCAATAATAATTCCCGTCATGAGAACACTAGCGGTAATCATTACCGTAATACTCAAGGAAAATGGCGTCGAACTCACCAAGAAAATGGTCGTCAAAATAATCGTCAAATAAATCGGGGACAAACTCGTCACCACAATAATTCACGTGATCATGAAGGCGTTCGTCGCCACCATTAAATGGCAAAAAAATCCCATCAAGAAAATAATGACAATTTAATTGCACAAAATAAAAAGGCACGTCATGATTATTTTGTCACGGATACTGTTGAAGCAGGATTAGTTTTAACGGGGACGGAGATAAAATCTGTTCGTGCTCACCGGGTGAATTTGAAAGATGGATTTGCCCAAGTTCGTAACGGTGAAGCTTGGTTAATGAATGTGCATATTAGTGAGTATGATAATGGGACTTACTTCAATCAAGATCCATTAAGAAATCGCAAGTTGCTATTGCACAAAAAGGAAATCAATAAGCTTGTAGGAGCTTTACAGGATAAGGGAGTTACGCTTATTCCCTTGAAAATGTATATTAAACACGGCTATGCAAAAGTTTTATTAGGACTAGCCAAAGGTAAACACCAGTACGATAAACGTGAAGCAATTAAGCGTCGTGAACAAAACCGTGAAATTGAACGAGTTATGAAACATTATTAAGTGCGACAATTATATATTCGCGATCGTTCAAGTGATTTACATGGAACGACCGTCATTCGCGATAAGAATGGTAAATCGTGCTATCTTCTTGTCGGTAAGTGGGGAATGAGGTACGATGCCCTATCATTGTATGCAATTGATGGAGCCTTATTAGCTGAAGTAAAGCAATTAACTCTTGGACTGTTACCCAAATTCGCATTATATGTTAATCGACAACGCGTTGGAACAATTGGGAAAGGTCTTGGATTTGTTCAACAGGTTATTTATATTCGCGGTATTAACTGGATCGTTGTTGGTTCACCATTAACAAGCCGTTACCGTGTTTTTTCCGGTAGTCACTTAGTTTTTTCAATTCAACCCGTTAAACTATCAAGCGGATATTGTCATGAATTAAAGATAAATAAAAAAGAAGATGAACCTTTAGCAATTCTAATCGCTAGTATTCTTAACCATTGGGCTCGACGAAGTGAACAAGAACCTTTATTAGCACGATTAATGAAGCGTTCCCCTAATCTTAATACCAGCATGTCATTTTCAATTAGCAATCAGTTAAACTTAAACTGTAAAGAACGTAGAAACAAATAGGTGAAACAATTAATTCATAACGACTGGTGGGAAGTTTTAAAGCCCCAGTTTGAAAGTGCATATTATGCGCAATTGCATAATTTCCTAAAAGAAGAATATACCCATCAAACGATCTATCCAGAAATGCATCATATTTTTGAAGCATTTGAATGGACTCCTTTTAGTAAGGTTAAAGTTGTTATCCTTGGTCAAGATCCTTATCATGGACCAAACCAAGCTCATGGGTGTAGTTTTTCAGTACTGCCTGGGGTACCGGTCCCGCCTTCATTACAGAATATTTACAAAGAATTGCAAAGTGATTTAGGTTGTACACCGGTAAATCACGGCTATTTGAAGAAATGGGCTGATCAAGGTGTCCTGTTGTTAAATTCGGTTTTGACAGTACGAGCAGGGCAAGCATATTCTCACCGTGGACATGGCTGGGAGCAATTAACAGATGCGGCGATTCATGCTTTATCTGAACGTCCTAAACCAGTGGTGTTCATCTTGTGGGGACGAGCTGCTCGAAATAAGAAACAGTTAATTAATACGAAGACAAATATCGTTCTCGAATCAGCTCACCCGAGTCCATTATCTGCTAACCGTGGATTCTTTGGGTCTCGACCATTTTCTAAAACAAACGAAGCACTTCAGGCAATGGGAGAACAGCCAATTGATTGGCAACTGCCTGCCGAACCAAATTATCGTTAAATGGAATTATTTGATGAGATTGCTGCAAAGATTAAGGGACAAAACAAGACCATTGTTTTCCCTGAAGGTGAAGATAAGCGGATTTTAGGAGCTGCTGTCCGTTTAAAGAAAGATAATTTAGTAGAGCCAATTTTACTTGGTGATGAAGAAGCGATTAAAGAAGTTGCAAGTAAAAATGGTTTTGATCTTGCTGGCCTTCAAATTATCGATCCAGCAACTTATCCAGAAGACGATAAGCAAGCAATGTTTGACTCATTAATGGAACGGCGCAAAGGGAAGAATACTCCTGAAGAAATTCAAAAGATGCTTGAAGATGTGAGCTACTTTGGAACGATGCTTGTTTACATGGGAAAGGCTGATGGAATGGTTTCTGGTGCTGTTCATTCAACTGGGGCAACTGTTCGGCCTGCATTACAAATCATTAAGACTAAGCCTGGTGCCCATCGAA
The genomic region above belongs to Limosilactobacillus reuteri and contains:
- a CDS encoding uracil-DNA glycosylase; this encodes MKQLIHNDWWEVLKPQFESAYYAQLHNFLKEEYTHQTIYPEMHHIFEAFEWTPFSKVKVVILGQDPYHGPNQAHGCSFSVLPGVPVPPSLQNIYKELQSDLGCTPVNHGYLKKWADQGVLLLNSVLTVRAGQAYSHRGHGWEQLTDAAIHALSERPKPVVFILWGRAARNKKQLINTKTNIVLESAHPSPLSANRGFFGSRPFSKTNEALQAMGEQPIDWQLPAEPNYR
- the smpB gene encoding SsrA-binding protein SmpB is translated as MAKKSHQENNDNLIAQNKKARHDYFVTDTVEAGLVLTGTEIKSVRAHRVNLKDGFAQVRNGEAWLMNVHISEYDNGTYFNQDPLRNRKLLLHKKEINKLVGALQDKGVTLIPLKMYIKHGYAKVLLGLAKGKHQYDKREAIKRREQNREIERVMKHY
- a CDS encoding LURP-one-related/scramblase family protein produces the protein MRQLYIRDRSSDLHGTTVIRDKNGKSCYLLVGKWGMRYDALSLYAIDGALLAEVKQLTLGLLPKFALYVNRQRVGTIGKGLGFVQQVIYIRGINWIVVGSPLTSRYRVFSGSHLVFSIQPVKLSSGYCHELKINKKEDEPLAILIASILNHWARRSEQEPLLARLMKRSPNLNTSMSFSISNQLNLNCKERRNK